The Agromyces mangrovi genome contains a region encoding:
- a CDS encoding 2'-5' RNA ligase family protein produces the protein MGYFVVVLPVERMRVGDEFPVGTWPLHLTVIPPFRAPADADEVAAVLTDASAEASALPVRLGADAMFGRRHDVPVRLVEDPDGVEMALHVHLLDALVRVAVRPDALDHVGAGHRPHITHQPDARTEQGDRLVLRQLALVDMRPPGGGRRVAWVRDLPER, from the coding sequence ATGGGGTACTTCGTGGTGGTGCTGCCGGTCGAGCGGATGCGGGTGGGCGACGAGTTCCCGGTCGGCACGTGGCCGCTGCACCTGACCGTGATTCCGCCGTTCCGCGCGCCGGCGGACGCCGACGAGGTCGCGGCCGTGCTCACGGATGCGTCGGCCGAGGCATCCGCCCTGCCCGTGCGCCTCGGCGCCGACGCGATGTTCGGCCGGAGGCACGACGTGCCGGTGCGCCTCGTCGAGGACCCCGACGGCGTCGAGATGGCGCTGCACGTGCACCTGCTCGACGCGCTCGTGCGCGTCGCCGTGCGGCCCGATGCGCTCGATCACGTGGGCGCGGGCCATCGCCCGCACATCACGCACCAGCCCGACGCCCGCACCGAGCAGGGCGACCGCCTCGTGCTGCGCCAGCTCGCGCTCGTCGACATGCGCCCGCCCGGCGGCGGCCGCCGCGTCGCCTGGGTGCGCGACCTCCCCGAGCGCTGA
- a CDS encoding GNAT family N-acetyltransferase, whose product MPAAPHRDPVLSLERWSTDDLPVLVHSNTRRMTQYLGGPESHAALLKRHARYLRSWETGDARMFRIEVEGVPDPVGSVGYWEDEWHGRPVFESGWSVHTPYQDRGYATRAMRLLVADAAAHRTPERALLVAFPMVENLPSNALCRRLGFRDEGEQEYPGRRGGTVRVRAWSVDLRDVPAKAVDA is encoded by the coding sequence ATGCCCGCGGCGCCGCACCGGGATCCGGTCCTCAGCCTCGAACGCTGGTCGACCGACGACCTCCCCGTGCTCGTGCACAGCAACACGCGGCGCATGACGCAGTACCTCGGCGGCCCCGAGTCGCACGCGGCCCTGCTGAAGCGGCACGCCCGCTACCTGCGGTCGTGGGAGACGGGCGACGCCCGCATGTTCCGCATCGAGGTCGAGGGCGTGCCCGACCCCGTGGGTTCGGTCGGCTACTGGGAGGACGAGTGGCACGGCCGGCCGGTGTTCGAGTCGGGCTGGAGCGTGCACACGCCGTACCAGGACCGCGGGTACGCGACCCGCGCGATGCGGCTGCTGGTGGCGGATGCGGCGGCGCACCGCACCCCCGAGCGCGCGCTGCTCGTGGCGTTCCCGATGGTCGAGAACCTGCCGTCGAACGCGCTCTGCCGTCGGCTCGGCTTCCGCGACGAGGGCGAGCAGGAGTACCCCGGGCGCCGCGGCGGCACCGTGCGCGTGCGCGCCTGGTCGGTCGACCTGCGCGACGTGCCCGCGAAGGCCGTCGACGCGTAG
- a CDS encoding SLC13 family permease: MDPVAWTMIILAAAVVAFVTNRVPIVVVAFGVALSLWATGVLTLNQSLAGFGDPTVLFIASLFVVGEALDTTGVTAWAGQQVIGRAGRSPVRLMVVVSALAAVMSALISVNGATAALLPLVVVVAARAGLVSSKMLIPLAFAASAGSMLALTGTPVNIIVSDAAEAAGERQFGYFEFALVGIPLVLGTILIMVLLRNVLPERHPQSMAKDLGDYAATIKQHYDLRTGAIDMPLLGAAHGAVEVIVSPRSSLIGARVFPGMTMPDGDVVVVAVRRGADDLGTTDEALRAGDTLLLRGGWRELRDLSRGGDLVAVDSPDLIRRTVALGTGAKRAIGILAAMVLVLATGLIPAAAAGLLAAGAAILLKVVSVPQAFRSISWTTVVLVAGMIPLATAFTETGAADMVADGVLALVGDAGPQLALLVLCVLTFVMSQLISNAATVLVVIPIATSIATSYDVSVLPFMMALTVAGAAAFLTPVATPANAMVLEPGGYKFGDYWKLGLPLSVFFVAMAVLYVPLIWRF, translated from the coding sequence ATGGACCCGGTCGCATGGACCATGATCATCCTGGCCGCCGCGGTGGTCGCCTTCGTCACGAACCGGGTGCCCATCGTCGTCGTCGCGTTCGGCGTCGCCCTCTCGCTCTGGGCGACGGGCGTGCTGACGCTGAACCAGTCGCTCGCCGGGTTCGGCGACCCGACCGTGCTCTTCATCGCGTCGCTGTTCGTGGTCGGCGAGGCGCTCGACACGACCGGCGTGACGGCGTGGGCCGGACAGCAGGTGATCGGCCGCGCCGGCCGGAGCCCGGTGCGCCTGATGGTCGTGGTGTCGGCGCTCGCCGCGGTCATGTCGGCCCTCATCAGCGTGAACGGCGCGACCGCGGCGCTCCTGCCGCTCGTGGTGGTCGTCGCCGCTCGTGCCGGGCTGGTCTCGTCGAAGATGCTCATCCCGCTCGCGTTCGCGGCCAGCGCCGGGTCGATGCTCGCGCTCACCGGCACGCCCGTGAACATCATCGTCTCCGACGCCGCCGAGGCCGCCGGCGAGCGGCAGTTCGGGTACTTCGAGTTCGCGCTCGTCGGCATCCCGCTCGTGCTCGGCACGATCCTCATCATGGTGCTGCTGCGGAACGTCCTGCCCGAGCGGCATCCGCAATCGATGGCGAAGGACCTCGGCGACTACGCCGCGACCATCAAGCAGCACTACGACCTGCGCACCGGCGCGATCGACATGCCGCTGCTCGGCGCCGCGCACGGCGCGGTCGAGGTGATCGTCTCGCCGCGGTCGTCGCTGATCGGCGCGCGCGTGTTCCCCGGCATGACGATGCCCGACGGCGACGTCGTCGTGGTGGCGGTGCGCCGCGGGGCCGATGACCTCGGCACGACCGACGAGGCGCTGCGCGCGGGCGACACGCTGCTGCTGCGCGGCGGCTGGCGGGAGCTGCGCGACCTCAGCCGCGGGGGCGACCTCGTGGCGGTCGACTCGCCCGACCTGATCCGCCGCACGGTCGCGCTCGGCACGGGCGCGAAGCGCGCGATCGGCATCCTCGCCGCGATGGTGCTCGTGCTCGCCACCGGGCTGATCCCCGCGGCGGCCGCAGGGCTCCTCGCGGCGGGCGCGGCGATCCTGCTCAAGGTCGTGAGCGTGCCGCAGGCGTTCCGCAGCATCTCGTGGACCACGGTCGTGCTCGTCGCGGGCATGATCCCCCTCGCGACCGCCTTCACCGAGACCGGCGCCGCCGACATGGTCGCCGACGGCGTGCTCGCCCTCGTGGGCGACGCCGGGCCGCAGCTCGCCCTGCTCGTGCTGTGCGTGCTCACCTTCGTGATGAGCCAGCTCATCTCGAACGCGGCGACCGTGCTGGTGGTCATCCCGATCGCCACCTCGATCGCCACGTCCTACGACGTGTCGGTGCTGCCGTTCATGATGGCGCTGACGGTCGCGGGCGCCGCGGCCTTCCTCACCCCGGTCGCGACGCCGGCGAACGCCATGGTGCTCGAGCCCGGCGGCTACAAGTTCGGGGATTACTGGAAACTCGGACTCCCGCTCTCGGTATTCTTCGTCGCGATGGCCGTGCTGTACGTGCCCCTGATCTGGAGGTTCTGA
- a CDS encoding DUF2510 domain-containing protein, with product MSEPTRVLPKPGWYPDPNGSGRRRWWTGLGWSDRFAEPGQIAGLSRSGSTSNESLYGEWIWLVLVLPYVPALGMFFIDWQRFIALLTSPNPDMVELAPLQLILDPAYLFVVIGGWVSYFLVIAFAAADRARLKRVGVDRPFHWAFAIISANIYVIGRSIVVNRRAGAGGLAPIWVLLGLIALSSVVGALVGVWIGREFFETVYAVYG from the coding sequence GTGAGCGAACCGACCCGCGTGCTGCCGAAGCCCGGCTGGTACCCCGACCCGAACGGCAGCGGTCGCCGGCGCTGGTGGACCGGCCTCGGCTGGAGCGACCGGTTCGCCGAACCGGGGCAGATCGCCGGCCTCTCGCGCAGCGGCTCGACCTCGAACGAGTCGCTGTACGGCGAGTGGATCTGGCTCGTGCTGGTGCTGCCGTACGTGCCGGCACTCGGGATGTTCTTCATCGACTGGCAGCGGTTCATCGCCCTGCTGACCTCGCCGAACCCCGACATGGTCGAACTCGCTCCGCTGCAGTTGATCCTCGACCCCGCCTACCTCTTCGTCGTCATCGGCGGGTGGGTGTCGTACTTCCTGGTGATCGCGTTCGCGGCGGCCGACCGGGCGCGGCTGAAGCGGGTCGGCGTCGATCGACCGTTCCACTGGGCGTTCGCGATCATCTCGGCCAACATCTACGTGATCGGGCGCAGCATCGTCGTGAACCGACGCGCCGGGGCGGGCGGGCTCGCACCGATCTGGGTGCTGCTCGGGCTGATCGCCCTGTCGTCCGTCGTGGGGGCGCTCGTCGGCGTCTGGATCGGCCGCGAGTTCTTCGAGACGGTGTACGCGGTCTACGGCTGA
- a CDS encoding amidohydrolase produces the protein MAIDLEALYFDLHEHPELSFAEHRTAAVVAERMTDLGLEVFAGIAGTGVAAVLRNGDGPTVLLRADMDGLPVHEETGLPYASEARGVDPMGRDVPVMHACGHDVHMTCLVGAVERLVDEKAQWRGTLIAVFQPSEERDGGAKAMVEDGLYDKVPTPDVVLGQHVSGFPAGTVVVHSGPAMAAVNAITARMFGQGGHGSRPETAIDPVVMAAAAVMRLQTVVSREISPKQTAVVSVGAIHAGTKSNIIPAEATLEISLRSFDPDVRAKLLASVERIIRAESDASAAPRPPEFTYGEDYPVTFNDPDATERTAGALRAALGDAHVGDPGQITGSEDVGILASAVGAPLVYWFLGGFAPELFTGPLGTIEPTLPANHSPLFAPLPQPTIDTGVTALVAAAREWLGAPGGA, from the coding sequence ATGGCGATCGACCTCGAGGCGTTGTACTTCGACCTGCACGAGCATCCGGAGCTCTCGTTCGCGGAGCATCGCACCGCGGCCGTCGTCGCCGAGCGCATGACCGACCTCGGGCTCGAGGTGTTCGCGGGCATCGCGGGCACCGGCGTCGCCGCGGTGCTGCGCAACGGCGACGGCCCGACCGTGCTGCTGCGCGCCGACATGGACGGCCTACCCGTGCACGAGGAGACCGGCCTGCCGTACGCGAGCGAGGCGCGCGGCGTCGACCCGATGGGGCGCGACGTGCCCGTGATGCACGCGTGCGGGCACGACGTGCACATGACGTGCCTCGTCGGTGCGGTCGAGCGGCTCGTCGACGAGAAGGCGCAGTGGCGCGGCACGCTCATCGCGGTGTTCCAGCCGTCGGAGGAGCGCGACGGCGGGGCGAAGGCGATGGTCGAGGACGGCCTGTACGACAAGGTGCCGACGCCCGACGTGGTGCTCGGGCAGCACGTCTCGGGCTTCCCGGCGGGTACCGTCGTGGTGCACTCCGGGCCGGCGATGGCCGCCGTGAACGCCATCACCGCGCGCATGTTCGGCCAGGGCGGCCACGGATCGCGCCCGGAGACAGCGATCGACCCGGTCGTGATGGCGGCGGCCGCCGTGATGCGCCTGCAGACGGTCGTGTCGCGCGAGATCTCGCCGAAGCAGACGGCGGTCGTGTCGGTCGGCGCGATCCACGCCGGCACGAAGAGCAACATCATCCCGGCCGAGGCGACGCTCGAGATCTCGCTGCGCAGCTTCGACCCCGACGTGCGGGCGAAGCTGCTCGCGTCGGTCGAGCGCATCATCCGGGCCGAATCGGATGCCTCTGCCGCGCCCCGACCGCCCGAGTTCACGTACGGCGAGGACTACCCCGTCACGTTCAACGATCCCGACGCGACCGAGCGCACGGCCGGCGCCCTGCGGGCGGCGCTCGGCGATGCACACGTCGGCGACCCCGGCCAGATCACGGGCAGCGAGGACGTCGGCATCCTCGCATCCGCCGTCGGCGCGCCGCTCGTGTACTGGTTCCTCGGCGGGTTCGCGCCCGAGCTGTTCACGGGCCCGCTCGGCACGATCGAGCCGACGCTGCCGGCGAACCACTCGCCCCTGTTCGCCCCGCTGCCGCAGCCGACGATCGACACCGGCGTGACCGCGCTCGTGGCGGCCGCGCGCGAGTGGCTCGGCGCGCCCGGCGGCGCCTGA
- a CDS encoding HAD hydrolase-like protein codes for MSESISPTPTATRSWSAVLLDLDGTVTDSAPGIIDSLKHTFTTLGLPVPNDDELTLFVGPPLTDTMRMHGGFNDEQTMHAIDVYRDHYAGHALHAPVFPGMAGLIEALGMSDIPLSLATSKPELLATKILEHHGLAQHFDVIVGASEDETRSAKSDIVAEALRRLRERGVDVSNPVMVGDRGYDALGAAVNDVPTIMVEWGYGSPLEAGEAMAVVHSIEQLRARLLG; via the coding sequence GTGTCCGAATCCATTTCCCCCACGCCGACCGCGACCCGAAGCTGGTCGGCCGTGCTCCTCGACCTCGACGGCACCGTCACCGACTCGGCGCCGGGCATCATCGACTCGCTGAAGCACACCTTCACCACGCTCGGCCTCCCCGTTCCGAACGACGACGAGCTCACCCTGTTCGTCGGCCCTCCCCTGACCGACACCATGCGCATGCACGGCGGCTTCAACGACGAGCAGACCATGCACGCCATCGACGTCTACCGCGACCACTACGCGGGGCACGCGCTGCACGCGCCGGTCTTCCCCGGCATGGCGGGCCTCATCGAGGCGCTCGGCATGAGCGACATCCCGCTCTCGCTGGCCACGAGCAAGCCCGAGCTGCTGGCCACGAAGATCCTCGAGCACCACGGCCTCGCGCAGCACTTCGACGTGATCGTCGGCGCGAGCGAAGACGAGACGCGCTCGGCCAAGAGCGACATCGTCGCCGAGGCGCTGCGCCGCCTGCGCGAGCGGGGCGTCGACGTGTCGAACCCCGTCATGGTCGGCGACCGCGGCTACGACGCGCTCGGCGCGGCCGTGAACGACGTGCCGACGATCATGGTCGAGTGGGGCTACGGCTCGCCGCTCGAGGCGGGCGAGGCGATGGCGGTCGTGCACTCGATCGAGCAGCTGCGCGCCCGCCTGCTGGGCTGA
- a CDS encoding VOC family protein, which translates to MTQGESGTGRVRQLRLVVEAEDFEEALAFYRDVLGMPEQEAYEADGGARVVILDAGRATLELANPAQTRMIDDVEVGRKVAGHLRVAFEVSDAAEVASDLSDAGATVVAPPTETPWRSLNARFDGPAGLHLTVFQELDD; encoded by the coding sequence ATGACGCAGGGGGAGAGCGGAACGGGGCGCGTGCGGCAGCTGCGGCTGGTCGTCGAGGCCGAGGACTTCGAGGAGGCGCTCGCGTTCTACCGCGACGTGCTGGGCATGCCCGAGCAGGAGGCGTACGAGGCCGACGGCGGCGCGAGGGTCGTGATCCTCGACGCCGGGCGCGCGACGCTCGAGCTCGCGAACCCGGCGCAGACGCGCATGATCGACGACGTCGAGGTGGGCCGGAAGGTGGCCGGGCACCTGCGCGTCGCCTTCGAGGTGTCGGATGCGGCTGAGGTGGCATCCGACCTGTCCGATGCGGGGGCGACCGTCGTGGCCCCGCCGACCGAGACGCCGTGGCGCTCGCTGAACGCGCGCTTCGACGGCCCGGCCGGGCTGCACCTCACGGTGTTCCAGGAGCTCGACGACTGA
- a CDS encoding MFS transporter, with protein MTSPAPQTQPTFVPSGSTRDRRELAAWRNAMFATFFLAGFGLAAWVARLPAIRDDVGLSTASVGLVLLAGSGASVVGLIIAPPVLARMGARAGMVTGLSTAALGLVAIGIGSTLFGSLPLVAIGLALFGLGNGAVDVMMNVDAAEAEREIGRTIMPLMHAFFSFGTVAGAALAAALTSFGTSVAVHLGAVAVVVVVGVVIAVRFVPRRDEVGDPAPHDDEATDAPGRRPWSDRLRAGLSVWGDPRLLLIGVVVLGMAFAEGSANDWIAIATVDGHGFDETAGALMLTAFMVAMTAGRVLGGPVLDRFGRVPVLRALAVIAVSGLALFIFGTETWMLVAGAVLWGLGASLGFPVGMSAAADHPTQSAARVSAVAIIGYMAFLVGPPLIGFLGEAFGILNGLLVVLGLMVLSGLAAPAARERSRTAAGEPEASVTGP; from the coding sequence ATGACCAGCCCCGCCCCGCAGACGCAGCCCACCTTCGTGCCCTCCGGCAGCACGCGCGATCGCCGCGAGCTCGCCGCGTGGCGCAACGCCATGTTCGCCACGTTCTTCCTGGCGGGCTTCGGCCTCGCCGCCTGGGTCGCTCGCCTGCCCGCGATCCGCGACGACGTCGGCCTCTCGACCGCGTCGGTCGGGCTCGTGCTGCTCGCCGGCTCCGGGGCATCCGTCGTCGGCCTCATCATCGCGCCGCCCGTGCTCGCCCGCATGGGCGCCCGCGCGGGCATGGTGACCGGCCTGTCGACCGCGGCCCTCGGCCTCGTCGCGATCGGCATCGGCTCGACGCTCTTCGGCTCGCTGCCCCTGGTCGCGATCGGCCTGGCCCTGTTCGGGCTCGGCAACGGCGCGGTCGACGTGATGATGAACGTCGACGCCGCTGAGGCGGAGCGAGAGATCGGCCGCACGATCATGCCGCTCATGCACGCGTTCTTCAGCTTCGGCACGGTCGCCGGCGCCGCGCTCGCGGCGGCGCTCACCTCGTTCGGCACGTCGGTCGCCGTGCACCTCGGCGCGGTCGCGGTCGTCGTCGTGGTCGGCGTGGTCATCGCCGTGCGCTTCGTGCCGCGTCGCGACGAGGTCGGCGACCCGGCCCCGCACGACGACGAGGCGACGGATGCCCCGGGGCGCCGGCCCTGGTCGGATCGCCTGCGCGCGGGGCTCAGCGTCTGGGGCGACCCCCGCCTGCTGCTCATCGGCGTGGTCGTGCTCGGCATGGCGTTCGCCGAGGGGTCGGCGAACGACTGGATCGCCATCGCGACCGTCGACGGCCACGGCTTCGACGAGACGGCGGGCGCGCTCATGCTCACCGCGTTCATGGTCGCGATGACGGCCGGCCGCGTGCTCGGCGGGCCGGTGCTCGACCGGTTCGGTCGCGTGCCCGTGCTGCGGGCGCTCGCGGTCATCGCCGTATCGGGCCTCGCGCTGTTCATCTTCGGCACCGAGACCTGGATGCTCGTGGCCGGCGCCGTGCTCTGGGGCCTCGGCGCGTCGCTCGGCTTCCCCGTCGGCATGTCGGCCGCGGCCGACCACCCGACGCAGTCGGCCGCCCGCGTGAGCGCCGTGGCGATCATCGGCTACATGGCGTTCCTCGTCGGCCCGCCGCTCATCGGGTTCCTCGGCGAGGCGTTCGGCATCCTCAACGGGCTGCTCGTCGTGCTCGGGCTCATGGTGCTCTCGGGCCTCGCGGCGCCCGCCGCGCGCGAGCGCTCGCGCACGGCCGCGGGCGAGCCGGAGGCATCCGTCACCGGCCCGTAG
- a CDS encoding LacI family DNA-binding transcriptional regulator — translation MPTDATTVEQPTRCTLADVAARAGVSASTASLAFSGSGPVSDATKERVLAAASELGYAGPDPRARSLRRGRSGIVGVVLEERVRSAFLDPVKIQMLDGISDAIAPLGAGVLLLTETGRGANAVSIEDAPLDAVVLVGCSPRLGESVEVLRRRGIPAVAIEGDPGDDVVEIGIDNREATRAGAEYLRSLGHTDVAIVTLPFDAARTRGPLTADLEHAGTADTASERLRGARDVFPSIGGRVAGGSSIEEGLEAARELLRDPAGRPTAVIAQSDLLAAGVIRAAEELGIRVPEELSVLGFDGIRPDGLQADLTTLVQPSVAKGRAAGEAIVRMLAGERPESVRFTSELHVGDTTAPPRA, via the coding sequence ATGCCCACCGACGCCACCACCGTCGAGCAGCCCACGCGCTGCACGCTCGCGGACGTCGCGGCGCGCGCCGGGGTCTCCGCCTCGACCGCGTCGCTCGCGTTCTCGGGCTCGGGCCCGGTGTCGGATGCCACGAAGGAGCGCGTCCTCGCCGCCGCATCCGAACTCGGCTACGCCGGGCCCGACCCCCGCGCCCGCTCGCTGCGGCGCGGCCGCTCGGGCATCGTCGGCGTCGTGCTCGAGGAGCGCGTGCGCTCGGCGTTCCTCGACCCCGTGAAGATCCAGATGCTCGACGGCATCTCCGACGCGATCGCGCCGCTCGGCGCCGGCGTGCTGCTGCTCACCGAGACCGGGCGCGGCGCGAACGCCGTGTCGATCGAGGACGCCCCGCTCGACGCCGTCGTGCTCGTCGGCTGCAGCCCGCGCCTCGGCGAGTCGGTCGAGGTGCTGCGTCGACGGGGCATCCCGGCCGTCGCGATCGAGGGCGACCCGGGCGACGACGTCGTCGAGATCGGCATCGACAACCGCGAGGCGACGCGCGCCGGCGCGGAGTACCTGCGGTCGCTGGGGCACACGGATGTCGCGATCGTGACGCTGCCCTTCGACGCCGCCCGCACGCGCGGACCGCTCACCGCCGACCTCGAGCACGCCGGCACCGCCGACACCGCGAGCGAGCGGCTGCGCGGCGCGCGCGACGTGTTCCCGTCGATCGGAGGGCGCGTGGCCGGCGGATCATCGATCGAGGAGGGTCTCGAGGCCGCGCGCGAGCTGCTGCGCGACCCGGCCGGCCGGCCGACCGCGGTCATCGCGCAGAGCGACCTGCTCGCGGCCGGCGTGATCCGCGCGGCCGAGGAGCTCGGCATCCGCGTGCCCGAGGAACTGAGCGTGCTCGGCTTCGACGGCATCCGCCCCGACGGCCTCCAGGCCGACCTCACCACGCTCGTGCAGCCGTCGGTCGCGAAGGGCCGCGCCGCCGGCGAGGCGATCGTGCGCATGCTCGCGGGCGAGCGCCCCGAGTCGGTGCGCTTCACGAGCGAGCTGCACGTCGGCGACACGACGGCGCCGCCGCGCGCCTGA
- the nucS gene encoding endonuclease NucS — translation MRLVIARCSVDYAGRLSAHLPLATRLLVLKADGSVLVHSDGGSYKPLNWMSPPCALAVEAPDDEQAAAGITERWRVTHAKTDDQLIVSVHEVLHDSAHELGVDPGLQKDGVESHLQALLAEQIDLLGDGYRLVRREYMTAIGPVDILATDASGASVAVELKRRGDIDGVEQLTRYLELMNRDPLLAPVQGVFAAQEIKPQARTLAEDRGIRCVVLDYDAMKGVDSGRPTLF, via the coding sequence GTGCGCCTCGTCATCGCCCGCTGCTCCGTCGACTACGCCGGCCGTCTCTCGGCGCACCTGCCGCTCGCCACGCGGCTGCTCGTGCTGAAGGCCGACGGCAGCGTGCTCGTGCACTCCGACGGCGGCAGCTACAAGCCGCTGAACTGGATGAGCCCGCCGTGCGCGCTCGCGGTCGAGGCGCCCGACGACGAGCAGGCCGCCGCCGGCATCACCGAGCGCTGGCGCGTGACCCACGCGAAGACCGACGACCAGCTCATCGTGTCGGTGCACGAGGTGCTGCACGACTCGGCGCACGAGCTCGGCGTCGACCCGGGCCTGCAGAAGGACGGCGTCGAGTCGCACCTGCAGGCGCTGCTCGCCGAGCAGATCGACCTCCTCGGCGACGGCTACCGCCTCGTGCGCCGCGAGTACATGACCGCGATCGGGCCGGTCGACATCCTGGCGACGGATGCCTCGGGCGCATCGGTCGCAGTCGAGCTGAAGCGCCGCGGCGACATCGACGGCGTCGAGCAGCTCACCCGCTACCTCGAGCTGATGAACCGCGACCCGCTGCTCGCACCGGTGCAGGGCGTGTTCGCCGCGCAGGAGATCAAGCCGCAGGCGCGCACGCTCGCCGAGGACCGCGGCATCCGCTGCGTCGTGCTCGACTACGACGCCATGAAGGGCGTCGACAGCGGGCGGCCGACGCTCTTCTGA
- a CDS encoding AI-2E family transporter, giving the protein MGWLRRLGLSPILAAWVTLLGGILVFGGLVTAIVFAVRDQWDELYESALEGFEELRVWVLDGPFPIDQGLIDDSIDWVIDFLTSAQFGSGAIAGVSAAAQVATGLVLGVVILFFFLKDGDVIWEFFLTPFRGAALARGRRVGRTGVTVLGGYIRGTAIIAAVDAIGIGVGLAILQVPLWLPLSVIVFIGAFVPLVGATVAGALAALIALVANGPVAALIVIAIVIGVNQLEGNFLQPVVMAQSLKLHPLVILVALTAGTILGGIIGAILSVPIAAVSWAIIKTWNASDAPPEPVADAPPPDPEASAAPAAPGEAGTEGR; this is encoded by the coding sequence GTGGGCTGGCTGCGCCGGCTCGGGCTGTCGCCGATCCTCGCGGCGTGGGTCACGCTGCTCGGCGGCATCCTCGTCTTCGGCGGCCTCGTCACGGCCATCGTGTTCGCCGTGCGCGACCAGTGGGACGAGCTCTACGAGTCGGCGCTCGAGGGGTTCGAGGAGCTGCGCGTGTGGGTGCTCGACGGGCCGTTCCCCATCGACCAAGGGCTCATCGACGACTCGATCGACTGGGTCATCGACTTCCTCACGAGCGCGCAGTTCGGATCGGGCGCCATCGCGGGCGTCTCGGCGGCGGCGCAGGTCGCCACCGGGCTCGTGCTCGGCGTCGTCATCCTGTTCTTCTTCCTGAAGGACGGCGACGTCATCTGGGAGTTCTTCCTGACGCCGTTCCGCGGCGCGGCGCTCGCGCGCGGGCGCCGGGTCGGCCGCACCGGCGTGACGGTGCTGGGCGGGTACATCCGCGGCACGGCGATCATCGCCGCGGTCGATGCGATCGGCATCGGCGTGGGCCTCGCGATCCTGCAGGTGCCGCTCTGGCTGCCGCTCAGCGTGATCGTGTTCATCGGCGCGTTCGTGCCGCTCGTGGGTGCGACGGTCGCCGGCGCGCTCGCGGCGCTCATCGCGCTGGTCGCCAACGGCCCGGTCGCGGCGCTCATCGTGATCGCGATCGTCATCGGCGTCAACCAGCTCGAGGGCAACTTCCTCCAGCCGGTCGTGATGGCGCAGTCGCTGAAGCTGCACCCGCTGGTCATCCTGGTCGCGCTGACCGCGGGCACCATCCTCGGCGGCATCATCGGCGCCATCCTGTCGGTGCCGATCGCGGCCGTGTCGTGGGCGATCATCAAGACCTGGAACGCGTCGGACGCCCCACCGGAGCCGGTCGCGGACGCGCCGCCGCCCGACCCCGAGGCATCCGCTGCACCCGCTGCACCCGGCGAAGCGGGCACCGAGGGCCGCTGA